Genomic window (Cyprinus carpio isolate SPL01 chromosome B7, ASM1834038v1, whole genome shotgun sequence):
CAAGCGGCACATCGAGGACGCGGCGCGGGTGCTGGAGGGCATCGGCAAGAGCATCTCCTTCGACCTGGACGGAGAGGACAGCTATGGGAAATACCTGAGACGGGAGACGACCCAGATCACCGAGGCGTTTTCTAACTCCGAGAAGTCTCTTCTGGAGCTGGAGGTGAAATTCAAACAGAGCCAGGAAAACGAGCTGAAAGAGGAGCACAAGATCAACGACGACTTCCTCGACATGATCGTGCACACGCGCGACGTCTTGAAGGAGACTCTGGACATCTCGCTGGGACTGAAGGACAAGCACGAGCTGCTGTCGCTCATCATCCGGAGTCACGGGACCAGGTTGAGCCGTCTGAAGAACGAGTACATGAAGGTGTAGAGGACTGCTGTCTGCCTTCAGGAGCCTACTCAGGCAAATCTCAGTCTGACTCTATGGCAaggcattttaacattaattccTTCAAATTAAGTGGGCTAGTAATTTACTTgtacttgtttttagtaaatagCCAATTTTCCCAATAAAACTGTACCAATCGTCTTTATGTACTAGTACTGAAACTATATACTCTGCGTAATTAGTCGGTTCAAATTCATTTCTATGAGACATTAAAGTAGATCCTATAGCTGTTATTAGTAATATAGCCTAGACTATCTCACTAGTTACAGAACACACACTGGTCTAACATATAGGTCGTTTGTATGAAGGCTATTCAGTTAGTACTATGAAGCTGAAATAGcctatatttgtgaccctggaccaccgaaccagtcataagggtcaatttttgtaAATCgatatttatacataatctgaaagctgaataaataaggtttccattgatgtatggtttgttaggataggtcagtatttggctgagatgcaactatttgaaaatctggaatctgagggtgcaaaaaaaaaatagaaaatattgagaaaatgaccttaaaagttgtccaaattaagtccttagcaatgtatattactaatcaaaaaataagttttgatatacttATGGTAggaaatatattcatggaacatgatctttacttaatatcctaatgattttggcataacaGAAAAATCGATAaatttgacctatacaatgtattgttagctattgctacaaatatacccatactacttatgactggttttgtggtccagggtcacatttgaatAGTTATAAGAAATAGAGTAAATAGTTAGTAGTTACTATGAAAACTGGACTAGATATCAGCAAAAATTGGAACACATACTAGTCCAGCGGTAGGCAATGTCAGTcgtggagtgccgatgtcctgcagagtttagctccaaccctgaaaaaaacctcacttgtgtgtagccttagtaatcctgaaaacCTTGATTGGcttattcaggtgtgtttgattaggagtagagctaaactctgcaggacatctcaCTCCAGGACTGACTTTGCCTATCCCTGATTTAGTCTGAAGTGAATTGTTAATGTCTGAACAACGGATCCCTATAGAATTCACTGGAAAAATATTTGGAATTGTTTCTTTTTACTATCACCATAGTTGTAAAATTTATTAATCACTATTGGATTGCTTActaaaataagtactagtaacacAATTTTTTTGAAGGAATAAATGCTATTTCTCTGTAACTACTTGGCAAAAGTGATGCAGCTATTCTGTGCAATAAATGAAAGCCAGTATTCACTTAATAGTGCCAATCATACATGATGGACAACcattaaatgctttaaacttgGCAATACTGCCCTTAAATTCTAGTCATTAACAATATTTGCAGCGTGTGATAATATGACTGAAATCTCAGTCTAACCAATATAGAGGCTTTACCTCTCAGAGGAGACATACAAAACACTGAGTTAGTGTCAGCATTGAGTTTCTCACTATTTTCTTAGATAATAATGTAGGGTGTATTTGCATTTGCTCATTTGCATTGGCATTACTTGAATGTTTCAGAGAAAATTCATGTTGGTTAAACAGAAGGAATATAATTTTCATTGTACAAATGTTAGCtgtcatattaatatttagtttatataagaGCATGAACTTGGAATAGTTTTTAAGCATTCAGTCTGACAATCCTCCCAAAGATACTGgcatattaaaaacatacattttaattattattattttctatgatACATTGGaggaataaaaacacatttgctcttctttgtacatgtaattaaattttgTGTGCCCTAagaaatctatatattttataatgagcttttaaaatattaaactgtgagtgtttatatttatgaaaaagcATAACTGTATTCATTTTATGAAACTGTACGTGTTGCATTAAGTATTCTTGTAATCCTCTGAGAAGTAATGGGAAAAGGACCATCTGGGATGACATATTCCAGACAAACCAAGATGACTGCGGGCAGGATTATTGGACTTGAAGCGTTCTACCATGTGTAGTTCCATTCCtgagatacagtatatattgtgtatattcctttttgtaataaaatctttaacatagtatctgtgtgagtgagtgaactGCATTGTTCTAAAACATTCCAGAAAAGATTTAAAGTAATAGTTGACCGAAAAATGAAAACTAGTTCATCCTCAACTCTCATAAATTATATGAACAAATGATTGACAAATCGTTCCTTTGAGTTGGTTGCTCTGATTcactaaatgattcattcacaaactggaCTGATCTGGATCCTGAGATCAGCCTGATTATAACAGCTCACTGGAGAGGgaagattgtcagtgaattatgtAGTTTGGTTTGTTTCACAAATATGTATCTTAAATTAGTGCACATGTTGTTTGTATCACATGATACatttagggtgttttttttagtttatttttaaacaattcagtGGCCTCAAAACTATTAAAAGAATTAATACTGAGATAACATATTATGACTTAAAGCCACACAGGTTGATGCAAAACTATTAAGGTATGAGCAGTATAATAGTTGCTCTAAGCATATGcaggtgaccatattttagatccgtTAATCCACCCCGTACCTAAAttaaacaactaccttattaactattaataagcaacaaattaggagtttattgagggaaaagagttaatagtgaatatgtgttccctattctaaagtgttaccatatttatatctgtctgtgtgtcagtcagtctgtctgtttctctctctttgtctgtctgtctgtctgtctgtctgttagtcAGTCAGTCggttagtctgtctgtctgtctgtctgtctctctctgtctgtcagtcagtcagtcagtcagtcagtcagtcaggcAGTCAGTCagcctgtctgtctctgtctgtctgtctgtctgtctgtctgtctgtctgtctgtcagtctgtctgtctctctctgtctgtctgtctgtctgtctgtctatctgtctgtcagtctgtctgtctctctctgtctgtccgtctgtctgactgtcagtcagtcagtcattctgtctctctgtctgtctctgtctgtctgtctgttagtctgtctgtctctctctgtctgtctgtctatctgtctgtctgtcagtctgtctgtctgtctgtctctctctgtctgtctgtctgtctgtctgtcagtctgtctttcagtcagtcagtcagtcagtcagtcagtcagtctgtctgtctgtctgtctgtgtcagtctgtctgtcagtcagtcagtcagtcagtcagtcagtctgtctgtgtcagtctgtctgtcagtcagtcagtcagtcagtcagtcagtcagtcatcaatcattcattcaatcatcactctctctctgtctgtctgtctgtctgtctgtcagtctgtctctctctctctgtctgtctgtctgtctgtctgtctctcagtcagtcagtcagtcagtcagtcagtcagtcagtcagtcagtcagtcagtcagcctgtctgtctctctgtctgtctgtctgtctgtcagtcagtcagtcagtcagtcagtcagtctgtccatccgtccgtccgtccgtccgtctctgtctgtcagtccgTCAGTCCGTCCGTccgtcagtctgtctgtctgtctgtctgtcagtcagtcagtctatctgtctgtctctctctgtctgtctgtcagtcagtcagtctgtctgtctgtctgtctgtctgtctgtctgtctctctctctgtctgtctgtcagtcagtcagtcagtcagtcagtctgtcagtcagtcagtctgtctgtcattctgtctgtctgtctgtccgtctgtctgactgtcagtcagtctgtctttcagtctgtctgtgtcagtcagtctgtctgtctttcagtcagtcagtcagtcagtcagtcagtcagtcagtcagtcagtcagtctgtctgtctgtcagtcagtctgtctgtgtcagtcagtctgtctgtctgtctgtcagtcagtcagtcagtgtcagtcagtctgtctgtctgtctttcagtcagtcagtcagtcagtctgtctctctctttctctctctgtctgtctgtcagtcagcaagtcagtctgtcagtcagtcagtcagtcagtcagtccgtctttctgtctgtctgtcattctgtctgtccgtctgtctgtctgactgtcagtcagtcagtcagtcagtcagtcagtctgtctgtgtcaatcagtctgtctgtctgtctgtctgtcaggcaGTCTgttagtcagtcagtcagtctgtctctctctttctctctctgtctgtctgtcagtcagcaagtcagtctgtcagtcagtcagtcagtcagtcagtcaatctgtctctctccctgtctgtctgtctgcctgtctatctatctattagttcgtctgtctgtctgtcatgtacACGGGCCTACTTCATACTgtactatatataattattttaattgatttataatgaataaataatatctatttaaatatatagcagTATACTAGGCTTTGGAAACAGTGTGTCCACATGACAACTGCAATTAAATGCAGTTACAAAAACAAGCCTGGAACAGAAGTTGTCGGGCAAAGCTGCACGTAATTTTGGCAGAGGTGTCAGATACAGTAGCGCACACATCTCGAtgattacagtgtgtgtgtgtgtgtgtgtgtgtgtctgcagcagCAGCGCTACAGTGCATCTGACCCTTCACCCACTTACAGCGCTGTGAGTTCTCACGCTTCTCAGCGCTATATAAGGCTGAAATAACCGAGCCTACCTTACCCACGGCTTCACGGTAAGTACCACATGCCATTTCTGTTATCCTCTTGTCTCATCACATGTAAATATCGAAAATGAAATTCAGTGGTTGGGCTGCATTTAGTAAACGGGACGTTCGCGTATATCAGCCTGATGAATGAAAGATCGCttgatgttgttgtgtttgttgtaagCGTCATACTCGTGATTTCctcatgtaatattttatgaatgGAAAGCTTTTTAGTTAGTCAGCTGCTCCATAGATCATTTACTAAAGTGCGCTACAAAGAGGGCGAGTGCTAAAACTACCCGGAAACAACAAGGCAGATGCATATTTAGCTATCAAGtctaaataaagacaataaatgttttagttgAATTCTTTACTATTTCATGGCaactgcagtgtttgtgtgtgtacgtgctgTCGTAACGCTGGAGGCGgtaatgtgtttgtttgcagaGGGAATGAAGTGGTGACCTTTCACCTACTTCCGTGTTCCCTTAGACACAGGAGCTTAAGTGTTTGCACATTACATAACCAATGCACAAAGGTCTGTTTAGGGTACAGtgattatatcattatatttcttttatatcATGGACCCACAAATGTGATTGTCACCTTGCTGGCTGATAGACAAATTATTTTCAGGTATTAAACCCTATttgaaatgtgtgaaaaaataGTAAACGTTATATTATAAAGATAACATGTTGTTTGCAAAAATGAATAATTGGCATTAGTAAAgccaaaaagtatatttttgtatgaAGCTGACAGTGTAttctaaacattattattataataatacaattatagtaTATACATCTCACAAGAAACTATGGCtgtcaacagaataaaataacTGGGATTAATGGATCAATAACACTGATAGTTGATATTCCACACATACTAAAAACAACTTATGACATTATCTATATTTTAATGATGATTATGAGACCTTGAGCAGTGGATACTGATTAATATATCAATTTGCGTTTTGCGGTGTAGTCTATTTGGAATTATAATGAACAAACTGTTCATGTTTTATTGATTAGGTTAAGAGATGCAACACAAAGgttgccttaaaggggtcatcagatgctacatgcacttttacaagttgtttgaactgaaatgtgtgttggcagtgggTGTACACTACCACCCTATattgataaaaatccacccagtgttttcttttaatctaataaaatttttggccctttctcaaatcgagccaatctcagatgcctgtctttatgacatcacacagacaggcccctcccacgatagtttgattgacagtagcgtttcagcacagactggactggtgtcttaccttagacccaccctgagtgaactgtcatcagtccgccattgtttcaacgctggagcaggtgtagacaagaatgtctcgcAAGCTATTGAGGTATTCTGATgacacagtggattacatttgtttttgaagggaacgcgcccccgatctacctaaatgcgtctattttcgcgtgaatcattcgtgatccagcttcacctacagaaaaatTTAGTATaaggtttttaatgaatctttgcaaatcgcctttcctaataatgtgctaattagcaagcttcagatgaatgcagctaaagtaaacagtccctcagaaaGAGAggggggcggggtcagcagagctcattaacatttaaaggaaaatgctaccaAATGGCTTGCtctaaaaagagctgtttttgacagggtaaaaattgtgtttttttacattaccattgagaaattgtaaccaaactatgttacagacttttcattaagaccttaaaaaaatcatatcaacttgtggaaaatgggcatccaatgacccctttaagagtttCTATAAAACTGTACACATGAAATAGTCAAAATTCCTACTAGTGCAAAGTAGAATTGAAGTGCAGAGTTCAGTAAGGCATAGTTTGATTAGTATGTGCTAAAGTCATAAGGTCACCTTTGCCCCAGATTAGCTTTGCTTTTATCTTGGTTACTTTGATGTAATACTGTTTGTACTAGTGTTGTCAGTTATGCACCCTTACAGTCATTCAGATAATTCAGTTCTGGATGACGTCATTGCATTAATCATTTATCAAGAGCTATCTCAACTGATGGGCTTTCAGACAAACTGTGACATTCAACAAATCAGTGACCTGCCTTCTGTAGAAgagcaaaataaattaaacaataataataataaaaaactctaGCTGGCTTGTGATTTTGTTGGGAACAAGTCTAATATGAAGAGAACACACActtacaaattttaatttatggttctaatacactaccattcaaacatttaaaaataaataaatacatttattcagcaaggatgcattaaattaatcaggtGGCTgtaaagtaaatttcacaaaagattttcatttcaaataaatgcttttttatatttattaattaaagaaattcaaaaaaatgtatcatgatttccacaaaaatattaagtaacacAAATGATTACAACATTTATATAAAGAAGAAGTAacttagcaccaaatcagcatattagaaagaatggtttctgaaggatcacatgacactggagtaatggctgctgaaaattcagatttgccatcacaggaataaattaaatttttaaatatattaaaatacaaaacagttgtttttaaatgtgatcatatttcacaatattcctgttattacttttttgattttgatcaaataaatgcagccatggtgaacaaaagaaacaactttcaaaaacatgaaaaaaatctgacCAACCCCAAACTCTTGGAACTCTTTATTATGCCAAAAGTTTACTTTTGCAGGTATTCAGtgacttatataaaatataactcatAACAGTTAATTTTTATGgtaatcaatatttaataataaaaaaaaacaatgtcacagAATGTGACATTACCAAAGACTGAAAAATGAATTTGTAGTTGTGTGATAGCAGTTTGCTGTACTGTGTTTACTTGACACACCTGTGTGCTGCTCACATCAGTCATCTTCACTGTTTACAGCAGCACATTTCACTGCGGTGACTCATCAAATTATTGGGTGAAAGGGTGTGGCTGTTATATGAACGCAATAACCTCTTACTTTCTGTGTCCTCAGACTAGCAGCAGCTAATCAAAAATCAGGATGTTATCCTATCTTACTCGCTGGATGTCCAGAGGTGCTTTCCAGGCACTGAAGGGGGCAAGCAGTCGGCCTCAACTGGTCAAGACACCTCATATTGGGAATCAGACTCTGGCAGCGGCTCCTCTGCCCTTCACTGGGGGGAGTCCAGGAGTAAGGCAGGCCCGGGCACTGGACCAGGAGAGACTTCTGCAGATTGATTGGGATGATGGGAGTTGTAGTTTGTATCCATTCACCTGGTTAAGAGATAACTGCCAGTGTCCTCACTGCACGCTGCAGTCCGCACAAGCACGCAGCCTGCTGTTCTCAAATCTGGACGTGCACACCGGAATGGACCAAGTACAGCTGATGGAAAATAAGGTTGGTCTTGGTAAgcaaagcttaaagggatagttcatgctAAATAGAAATTAGTCATCATTTACGCAttatcatgtcattccaaatggaTATGACTTTCTTTAgcgaaacacaaaagaagatgttttgcagaatgtccaTGCTGCTCTTTCTGATACAATAAAAGTGGAAGGGGAATAGAGCTGTTGCATTCCATAAATATTGTATTGGGCTGTATTCCAGGTTTATGCACTTTGTTCCCATCCACtgtggtgcttttttgtcatttttagagctTGATGGCCCCATTCATTTTCACTGAATGACAAAGAACAGGCGTGTTCataccaagaatgataactataaagataattataCTGATAATGTTATAATCgtccacacaccaacacacaagaACGTTCTGTTTATTGTAAGAACATGCTGCtgttttgtcatctgccactttgAATGCAGGGTGGATTCAGATTGGCtctcaatgtttttatcagctggaaataaatagttttgaaatTGATTCCAACAATATTTTTCCTCTGTGCCCTTATCGCTATACTGTAGTTGTCGTGTGGACTATTCtgtgtgggctttttttttttttttttaatttagaactatttttaaatcaatatatagttttttatgtGAATGGGCCCTTAGTCATTTAAGAAGTTTAGAAACTAAATGAGTGAatgagaatttaaatttttggatgaactattcctttaaacctagCTCTGTATTAAGACATTCTGAAACTAAAGCTGCTGAACATGTAACGCgaaattttgcaggcaaaatACAGTCATATAAATAGGAATCTATATGAACAGATTCTTCTtgtgagggtgaaagatttcTCCATGCAGATTTCAGCTGCTTGAAACTgatttctgtgtgagctgtgcttctcACATTGCTAAAATAATGGACAGTGGATAATTTGACTGCACCTAAACACTGTATATCCGCTGTACTATTGTAGTATTTCtggttttcaatttattattattttttttccatttttactaTTTCTCCAGCACAATTAGTATCTCACTATACTATGCTATTcgggggtgcatttcccaaaagcaactatggtcacaagttctgtcaatagagttcaatggaactacCGACCAAAGTTAGCTAACGATggtttgggaaatgcacccctggtcTTTTTACACCAAGTCATTGTCTAATAGTCCTTAAACCTGTTTTTCTGAAACTCATTGTAGGTGTCCATTACTTGGCCTGATCAGCACAGTAGTGAGTTTGATCCTGACTGGCTGAAGAAACGGTGTTTTTCCTCCGAGGCAAGACAGGCTCTGCAAGAGGAGCTCTTCCTTAATGGTGGGTTAATTGTGATCTATTAGTCTTAATTGCCATAATATTTGTATTAGCCATGTCTCATGTTTAGCTAAATGGATCTCTAATCTTTCTATGA
Coding sequences:
- the fibinb gene encoding fin bud initiation factor, whose amino-acid sequence is MMASPLFLLIACLLSLRVGGAFFSGPLHPEMSNGTFHHYFVPDGNYEENDDPEKCQMLFKMTDNRKCTLDEDQDSVIRDDFIIIKRHIEDAARVLEGIGKSISFDLDGEDSYGKYLRRETTQITEAFSNSEKSLLELEVKFKQSQENELKEEHKINDDFLDMIVHTRDVLKETLDISLGLKDKHELLSLIIRSHGTRLSRLKNEYMKV